caggattcagaactacaaaagagagaacacaagacaagactaagaaacacaacaagagacatggatcacaaacacacaagggacacaaaggataactaacacaaggcatgaaacacgaCAAGGACAAACTGACAACAGAGACTCATGACAGCAGCAGCGTCTTGAATGAAACGCACTTTGACCTTTTTGGACAATTTAGAAACTTAATTTTCAACCTCTCAACCCGCTTTGtaactgttttagctaggtttACCTGTGTATTTTTATCTTATCATTTGAATCAACAGTCCCTtcctattttagtgcttttatagtcaatcccctacacctccttttatttgtattatttatttgatcttttaattattttgatctccaaatcaaaaaaatcctatttgatgaCTTCCTTACTCTTCAtgccttgttgtttgtttttgtttttccaaatgtcactgtaactgactggatatcattgtaaatgagggttacccctcaatgatctctccagtataaataaaggttgattgattgattaaatggtTCCTTTTAAAGTAACTGACAGATTACTGATAGTCAAAGTTAGCTGAAGGCCTGCAAAACAATGAGGAAGTTATCATTTTATAACTCACACATCACAGAAATCTCTCTTTCTCAAGCTTGTGTATTCAACATGTTGGACACTGATATACAACTCTGGTTATTTGAATCTTTATCCCTTTTGTAAAGTTCTTCTTGTAACCCTTTGTAACAGGACAATAAAAGGTTTAAGAAGAAACAGATAAAAGGAAGTGGAGCAATGAAAGGAGAGTAAATAAATCAGTagattattaaataaatacattttataaaaatacaaaggGAAGGATTTTGGGAGCGCTCAAGGTCAAAGGATTTTGCTACTGCTCAGATCTGGTTATAGGTGTCTTTATTCCCTTTGTAAAGTTCCTCTTTTAACCTTTTGTAACATGATTTACAGTCAAGATAAATTAAACATTAAGTGAAAGGGTGTAGTCTGGGCGGGAGAGATGACACTGTGTGAAACGTCACATGTTCAACAAAGACAACAATCACGGGTcattgcacaaaaacacacgtgTGTTGAATACACGTGTTTTCATGTTAGAGGTGATCTCACAGGGTCAGGATGTTTTCTCTCCATGAGTTCATCTTTCATCCTTCAGAATAATAACTGATGAACACATATTTCCTCTGAAGTCTCAGTGCCCTCTGTAGCTTCTACTCCACACACATATTTAACAGACTGAGCTGACCCTGATCCTGGAGGAAAGCCCCTCTTTAGGTCGATAAAGCTGGGTGGtatcacagagcagaggaggtaATGATGGCATGAAATTGCACAAAGTGAAGtccagataataaaaacagataataaCGGACGGCTTAAGAAGTTTAAAGAGTGATGGGAaacagttcagacaggaagaaggCATTTTGGGTAATGGCAGAAGGGGAAGATGGTCACTGAGATACGTCTGTGACGCTTCTATTTCACACAGACGTGATTCACAAACATGCATCCAACTTTGAATGACTCAGAAACTGTCTCTGCTTGCATACAGGACTTAACCTGAGAGACTGACTGATTATTTAGGATTAGAATACGTGTTAAAACATGCACATTGCATCACGTTTGTGCACCAAAGATACTCAGAAGGCTGCTTTCTTAATCATTGGGTTAGCTGTGATGCTCTGCAGACACTGCTGAGAGCTTCAAGTCAGAATACCGACATGCTATGCAATGCAGAGTATTTCTTCCTGCATTATATGtcttgtagaaaaaaaagtttgcaactccaagtattttttaaatccatattTCATCTTTTATTAGAAGCCCTTTCAGACTTTTAAAGCTCTCAGTGGTGATTGTTTGCAGGGAGCTGTAGTCCAGTCATCATCAGTGGCTGCTCACTTGGACTTTCACTGTCAACAATGTAAATACAGCCCCTCTTACAGGCCCAGTGTTTCTGTGCATGCTGGGATTCATGCTCCAACCCTCCCCTGAGAGCGAGCAGGAAGACGCGGGAGCGTTAAAGGAGTGAGTGTTGTTAGCCTCTGACCCACACAGACGACACAAAGGGGCTCTCATTCCCGCTCAGGCTGCGGGGCACGAGGTTCACGACTCTCCCGGCTCTGTCTGCGCCCCTAAACAAACAGCCGCTGTAGCCGCTGTCCAGACGGGCGAGGAGAGGCCGTCTGTCAGCTCTCTGCAGGAACAAGCTCACAGGACGCACTCTGCTGCCTCGCTTAAGTTTTAATAAGGACCGATACAGCCGATATGTTTGACTAGATctgataataaaagtaaatccCAGCCGTGAAATGAGAGAAAATGCTCCGACTCCGTGTGCTGAGATCCTGCTGAGagaatcacaaacacagattgTAAAGTCATTATCTTCAGATCACGACAGCAAGCAGATTTACACCGAAACTGTATCCATTCATGTCTGCAGGGAGAAGGTTAAATCACCCGGCTCTGTTTCATTGAGCTTTTATTCCTCCTGCTTTCTAAAGAACTCTACCTCTTTATTCaactccatccatctctccctgTATGGAGAGATTTACCCGTCTTTAATAACCTGGGCCCCAAAAATCCAGTGTTCATGGACGTGATCTGAaacccatgcagtgacttccactacagtcatgtctgtgtttaatgcagtgacttccactacagagtcatgtctgtgtttaatgcagtgacttccactacagagtcatgcctgtgtttaatgcagtgacttccactacagagtcatgtctgtttttaatgcagtgacttccactacagagtcatgtctgtgtttaatgcagtgacttccactacagagtcatgtctgtgtttaatgcagtgacttccactacagagtcatgtctgttattaatgcagtgacttccactgcagagtcatgtctgtttttaatgcagtgacttccactacagagtcatgtctgtgtttaatgcagtgacttccactatagagtcatgtctgtttataatgcagtgacttccactacagagtcatgtctgtttataatgcagtgacttccactacagagtcatgtctgtttataatgcagtgacttccactacagagtcatgtctgtttataatgcagtgacttccactacagagtcatgtctgtgtttaatgcagtgacttccactatagagtcatgtctgtttataatgcagtgacttccactacagagtcatgtctgtgtttaatgcagtgacttccactacagagtcatgtctgtttataatgcagtgacttccactacagagtcatgtctgtttaatgcagtgacttccactacagagtcatgtctgtttgtaatgcagtgacttccactacagagtcatgtctgtgtttaatgcagtgacttccactacagagtcatgtctgtgtttaatgcagtgacttcctctacagagtcatgtctgtttataatgcagtgacttccactacagagtcatgtctgtttataatgcagtgacttccactccagagtcatgtctgtttgtaatgcagtgacttccactacagagtcatgtctgtgtttaatgcagtgacttccactacagagtcatgtctgtgtttaatgcagtgacttcctctacagagtcatgtctgtttttaatgcagtgacttccactacagagtcatgtctgtttataatgcagtgacttccactacagagtcatgtctgtgtttaatgcagtgacttccactacagagtcatgtctgtgtttaatgcagtgacttccactacagagtcatgtctgtttataatgcagtgacttccactacagagtcatgtctgtgtttaatgcagcgctgcctgagggcctgaagatcaggtccatccagtcttggttCTGTGTGCACATTCTGACACACTGATGGCTGGCGTTTGTTCCTCAGACTCTGGCCTCTCAGGGTGGAGAGGTAGAGGAGAGAAGCAGCTGTATAAAAGTCTGATATTGATTCAGATTACAGAGATGGAGCAGACATCGGGGGGTAATCCATCACTCGGTGTGCTACCAGACGTCATGTGATGCTATCTCCATCTGTTCTTTATGTGGAACGATAAAACAGAGGGGTGAACCGGTTCTCCAGGCATGGCTGCAGAGCTTTCTCATGCTCACACGGCCGGTCCTCCATGACCTCAGGGTTTTAAATCACTGAGGATGAAACTGATTAATCAGAGGCTCCACACGCCTCGTTAATTAAACACCACGTCTCTGGGACTCTTTCAGGGGTcctgtttggatgtttttaaCAGGACTGGGAACAGAACCCCATCACTGCTGAGTCCTGGCTCtgtgttcacgtgtgttcaGCCTTGTGTCAACAGTGTCTATCTACACTGGCTCCAGACTCACAGCCTGTTTTTACAGGATTACTCTGCCATAACAAAACCTTCCCGCCAATTCTGCCCGCTCTTCATCAGCCGCTCAGAGacgctctcaccagctctggatcacaggacaggatgttgctcctcttttccctctcagagatggttgggggtccagtagctcctcaggctgctctcagaTATGTGCCTACTAActagggtccgggaggcagacaccctctccacttttaagagcaggcttaaaactttcctttttgataaagcttatagttagagctggatcaggcttggaccagcttttgtcatgctgctataggcctagactgccgggggaactggcacactgacacactgggatcctagctcacccccttccccccaaccccctcatcacttactttaactctgcctgtcccattaaagttactaaccatagacctttctggagtccctgagctcccttgtctcgtagattcctctgagctgccgtagacgtcctcctgctgcggacgatctggactccagctgatacagcttctacgactcgtctcatcactatcacctctctctcttactcccctctatctgtctttccagacccaacacggtctcagcaggtgtgtgtctaacatgagtctggtcctgttcgaggtttctgcctgttaaaggaagtttgtcctctccactgtaactagctaaatactgaggtgtaatgctcatggtggattaaggtggggtcagactgagtcttatcctgtcttggtgttgggtctctgttcataatttgacatagagtggtctagacctgctctgtttgtaaaagcgtcttgaggtaacgtttgttgtgatttggcgctatacaaataaagattgattgattgataactgtCATTATCTCCCCTcgaccaagaccagcctgagaccacactaaggtTTGTACCACAGTGTCTACAGGCAGAGTGGGGatgagacggactactttctgtggattaaATTaatatgtgtgatcaggttgttcctggtgttACTTTTGTTACCTgctttgatcaatcaatcaatcaatcaaattatgatcagagacccaacaccaagacagggtaagactcagtctgaccccaccttaatccatcatgagcattgcacctcgcagtatttagctagttacaggggcgaggacaaacttcctttaacaggcagaaacctccagcaggaccagactcatgttagacacacatcagaagctgttgccgctggagtctggaacgtccacagcaggaggacgtctacaaggcaagggagctcagggactccagaaaggtctatggttagtaactttaatgggacaggcagagttgtTGGATTATGGAAACCTGCTTTTTATGAATGCGCCTGATCAGTTTATAAAGACATTAGATCCTGTGTATCACTGTGCTTTGCGTTTCATTACCGGTTGCAGCGATCATGTTCATCACTGTTCCTTATACGCTGTCACACACTGTCCATCTTTGTCCGGTCGTagactctctcactggctgatttttattcataaatctattcttggacttctccctacatacttgtgtgtacacatgtgtagaaacctcagccgatatggcctgcgctctcaggacatcatacagttaCAGGTcctgagagtcagaactgaaccgggcaaaaaggcttttaaagtttcagccccgtttacctggaatgatgtgcagaaggacttgaaactgacacatcttgtaactctgggggaattcaagtcactcataaaagacagagaaacaggctccactggatcttgtgattgcactgtggaaccgtgtgaaactgtgaccgtattctatttgtgttgttttgtgtgcttgttgtgttttgtgctgccgtcttggccaggtcactcttgaaaaagaggttttaaatctcaatgagtctcttacctggttaaataactaaagaagaagagagttaaagtaagtgatctgttccattctgttccattgtaaagtttttaccacagtgtcaacaggcagagggggaatcaggtggactactttctgtggattgatttgatatgacgtgtgatcaggtcgtGCCTGGAACTGTTTTTGATGTTTAGAATGGATCAGGGTTCTATTTGGCTTTAATCAGTCGgaagcattccattctgttttgaTCTTTTCAGTTCCGTTCTGttctcctttctgcagattgatctgatatgatgtgtgtgatctggtCGTTCCTCTTCTCCATGAACAACAGATTTATTCTCCCTCTCTGGGAACGGAAGCGACAAATCCAAGCTTTAGTGCGCTGAAAACAGAATCAGTTTATGTAGGAGATGTTGGATTTGTTCTTGATTAGGACTCTGTTTGCTCTTTCGGACCCGGCTTAGACTCTACTGAGGTGGTCCTgggcacgcacgcacgcacgcacgcacgcacgcacgcacgcacgcacgcacgcacgcacgcacgcacgcacgcacgcacgcacgcacgcacgcacgcacgcacacctTTGCTTTCTGTAGCTCTGTTGTCCCCACCGAACACTTGCAGCATTATACGGCTCTGCAGAAAGAGCTGTTGTTTTCAGACGCGGTGACTctgcttctgttttcatttgggACACACAAGTCCACCAACACatactacaaacacacacacacacacatataaacacacactcactgaataCACACACTTGTTCTGTGATGATGCGGTTGCAAACTTGTTCTGTTTTGATTCAGCCACACGAACACATGAGGACAGAGTCCAAGGAAATGACTTAATCACTCCTGATTCTGGATGTGAGCGGGCCACTGTTTGACGCAGgagctgaggtgtgtgtgtgttgggggggtcAGCGCTGCACAGGTAGGGTTTTAGAAAACAGTGGTTTGTGCTTTGTCCTCTGCAGACTGGACTCCTGTTGTGAGCTCATGAATAGATGCTTGTTCGCTCTCTCCTGTCTGTAAACACGGCGAGTGTAATCGGCACCAATTATCTGCCACACTCGCTCCTTCCTTCCACGCCTGAGTGATGATTCTGTCCAATCAGGGTTACCTAAACGTGGGTTAACCTCACCTCGTCCCAGAGGTGTTAGAGAGGGCGGAGGtcacgcagacacacactcaccagcgctgagtgtgtgtctgcatcagGAGGCCTTACAGTCCTCTCTGAGCCCGCTTCTATTGTGAGGAAGATCAGGAGTCAGCAAAAACCAGACAGGACACAAAGGACGGGGATCTagtgtgcgcgcgtgcgtgcgtgcgtgcgtgcgtgcgtgcgtgcgtgcgtgcgtgcctgcgtgcgtgcgtgcctgcgtgcgtgcgtgcgtgggtGCGTGCGtgggtgcgtgcgtgcgtgggtGCATGCGTGCTTGAGTGCATGCGTGTAAGggtgtgtgcgtgggtgtgAGCGTGGGTGCGTGCTTAATCTGACTTCAAACAGTCTCTGTAGTTTATGTTCAGATATCTTGAAGGTTTATGTCTTatcaacatgtttctgtgtgtgtgtttttgtgtgtgtgtgtgtgtgtttgtgtgtgtgtgtttgtgtgtgtgtgtcttgtttcTAGGTGAACTGTCGCTGCCGGCTCAGGTCAGCCCGTACACGAAGGCTCCTGAGGACTCGATGGAGAGCAGGGCGGACGCCTACATCCAGCTGGAGCTGAGGACGCTGGAACAAGCACTCCTCGCCACCTGTGTGGGCAGCATCGCAGAgctcagtgagtgtgtgttaatgtgtgtgtgtgtgtcactgcagCCACAGTCCACTCCTGTGCTTTGTGTGAGCGTTTGTTTAAAGTGTGAGCGTCGGGCGTCGGGCTCCTGGGACACGTCGTTAGACGCTGCCGGCTCCCCCCTTCAGTTACATAACAACCTGTGGTTTGTGTCCAGAAAACAAGAGCACCTTCACACCCTGCAGGCCACCGTAGCTCATTATCCAAACGCTCATTATGGAGGGTAAATAACAGAGCTCTGTGCCCTCACTGTTCCCCCGTGTTTATAGACTCACGGTGACGGCGTGTTCACGAGACCATGAAGCTCTCAAACACACCTCGTTCTGTACGAGCAGAGACGGATTGTTTCAGACTTCACaatcctctcttttagctgttctcAACGTTTATGCATCGTGTTTATTAAATCACAGCTGCAGATAAACTCACATGAAAGGTCAAGGGTCAACTCTGAAAACACACTTGTAGAATAAAGCCTCCGTACACGGGGCGCACGACTTCACCAGCTAACCAGATTGTGTCCTAACTCTGATCCAGGTGACCTCGTGTCCCGGGCAATGCACCACATGCAGCGTCTGCAGAGCTCCAGCGCCTTCATCAGCCCAACCCGCTCGGCCAATCAGCCGTCTGTATCCTGGGCGCCCGACGCCCTCCGAACGCTCTACTACTTCCTGTCCAGCCCTCAGATGGAGTCTTTGGAAAACCCCAACCTGGATCCTCCGACCCTGacgctgagcagagagaggtacGTGTGTGAGATAAAGATGCTCTCATTACATCATGCTGTGATGTGTTGATATAAGGTGGTCTGTCCATTAAAGAGCAACATTTATTCAAAggtaaaaaatacttttattccCATGAAACGTCACGTTTGCAGGATCCAGGGAAATGTTTGTCAGATCCCATTAAACTTCCAAGATCCTAACATTTGTAAGATCATAAGAATTTCTTCTGAGGACCTGAGAAACCTTTGCAAGATCCCAAAAATGTGTATGAGGATTCTACGAACATGTTTGCAAGATTATATACATTTGCAAAAGTCCAAGAAACTTTTTAAGATCTGTAGAAACTTTGCAAGATCCTCAGGAACGTTTTAAAGTACAGACAAAAGTTTGAGGGATCAAGATAACACTTCCAAGATTCTGGACAGCGTTTGTCAGATCCTTGCAAACATTTCCTTGGATCCTGCAAAAGTTTTAGAGATCCTGAGAAACATTTGCAAGATGAATATCTTCTCAACATCCCATTATGTTTTGCAGGATCCAGGAAACATCAGTGAGAACCTGAGAAACCTTTGCAAGATCCCAAAATTGTATATTAGGATTCTACAAACATGTTTGCAAGATTATATACATTTGCAAAAGTCCAAGAAACTTTTTAAGAACCGTAGAAACTTTGCAAGATCCTGAGGAACTTTTGCAAGACTCTTGGAAACATTTGTAAGGTCCAGACAAAATTTTGTGGGATCAAGATAACACTCCCAAGATTCTGGACACCCTTTGCCAGATCCTTGCAAACATTTCCTTGGATCCTGCAAAAGTTTTAGAGATCCTGAGAAAGATATGCAAGGTCCAATTAAACTTTCAAGATCCTTACAACATTTGCAAGATCATAAGAATTTCTTCTTGAGGTATTAAATATGTTTTGCAGGATCCAGGAAACAGAGGACCTGAGAAACCTTTGCAAGATCCCCAAGATATGTCTGCAGGTTCTACAATCATTTTTGCAAGATTATATACATTTGCAAAAGTCCAAGAAACTTTTTTGAGACCTGTAGAAACTTTGCAAGATCCTGAGGAACTTTTGCAAGACTCTTGGAAACATTTGTAAAGTCCAGACAAAATTTTGTGGGATCAAGATAACACTCCCAAGATTCTGGACACCCTTAGCCAGATCCTTCCAAACATTTCCTTGGATCCTGCAAAAGTTTTAGAGATCCTTAGAAATATTTGCAAGATGAATATCTTCTCAAGATCCCCAAAAAGCTTTGCAGGATCCAGAAAACATCAGCGACAACCTGagaaacttttgcaagatcctAAAAAAGATGTAAAGATTCTACAAAATCATTTGAAAGATCTTCTTGTGGTACCTTTGTATGTCGTCTCAGATATTTAATCTTATGTTCAgagttttcttgttttcttttaaaactggatctttttttattccacatATTAAAGCTAACAGATTTAGATATTGACGTGAAAGCTGATTTTATTCTTTGAAACACTATCAGACCCACCAAAATCTTAATTCCTGCATTCCTGCATTTTGGAACTGCTATAAATCCTGTGCCTAAGTCCCTGATCGGCTGCTCTGGTTCAGACATCACATGCATGTTGATTGAAGAGTCCGGCTCACGACCATGAAGCaccttttaaactttaaaaactcaaactgaagagaaaaaaggtttaaaaagagTAATTTCTTTTCCCTCCTCCAGGCCGTTCctgctcctccctcctctcatgGAGTGGATCAGAGTCGCCGTGGTTCATGCTGAACACCGCCGCAGCCTATTGGTGGACAGTGATGACGTCAGACAGACGGCAAGGTTGCTTCTGGCAGGACTGGACTGTGAGCCCCGACAGCTGAGGTAAGTAACCGATGAACAGAGAATCTACAGCGCAGATCAAAGCCTACACGTGTTTGAAACCGGTTGATGAAGTAGCACCAGGATGATCGTGTCCCTGTTCCTCTGCAGGTCTGCGTGCTGCTTCCAGTCTCTGAAGTGTTTGGATGCAGAAGCTGCTGCAGCAAAGTTTCACCTGGACCTGGGCTTCAGGATGCTCTCGTGTGGCCGAGCTGATCTGGTCCATCAGGCCGCTCGGCTTCTGGGTCCACAGGGGGTGAACACCGTGGACGACCAGGTGAGGAGGGGAACATCCGGATTTTAATACAGACACGACGAGTTAGGAGGATATGAACACTCTAACTCTAACTGGTCCTAAActtaaaggtcaaaggttatcATTGTTGTTGCAGGGGATGACTCCTCTGATGTACGCCTCTGCAGCCGGAGATGAAGCCCTGGTTCAGATGCTCTTAGAGGCCGGAGCTCACCTGGACCTGCAGGTAAGAACACGGCTATTAGTTAGTCTCATGTATGTGGATGCATGTAAGAGTAGGGTAAGATccgatctctgtgtgtgtctgtgtgtgtgttcaggtcccGGGCTGCTCTGCCAGACACCCGTCGGTTCACCCCGGCAGTCGGCGCTGGGCGGCCCTGACCTTCGCCGTGCTGCGCAGTCACCTGTCCGTGGCTCAGGTGAGGAGACGTGTGGATGTTAGGAGTAGACCAAGACTCTAATGAGAGCTTGAAGGTTGCAGGGTTGGTTTAACTTCTCTCTAAAGACGTCGTCTCTGTGTCCACAGCTGCTGTTGGAGGCGGGAGCGGACGTGGAGGGTGGAGCTCTGCAGGACGGAGAGGGGAGCTCGGCTGAGACGCCGCTGCAGctcgctgctgctgcaggtacGCCGTGTGTGAAGCTGAGAGAATGAACACACGCTCGTCCATGAGAATAAACCACATGTTTCATCTCTGCAGGTCACTATGAGATGGTGAGCCTGCTGCTCACTCACGGAGCAGACCCTCTGCTCAGAGTGCATCATGGGAATTCACTGACATCCCCGCTGTACGAGGACTTGAACTGCTTCAGCTACGCGGCGGCACacggacacaggtgagactttATTATCCTGCAGGTTACAGCAACAAGATGACaacttgtctttgtcttttcatgtgaattattctctctctcctcgaAGCAGCAGACTCTATTCTTAAAAACAATCGTCtcaccttctctcctctcctgcagaaaCATCCTGAGGAGGCTTCTGATGCAGCCGCAGCACAGGAAGGAGGACATCCTCTCTCTGGAGGAGATCCTGGCTGAAGGAGTCGAGGAGGAGGGAGTGAGAACCGGAGCCCCTGACTCTCAGAGTCCGGTACCTCGGCTGTGTAAGGCCCGCATGAAAGCTCTGCAGCAGGCGGCGTACTACAGCGCAGAGCACGGTTACCTGGATGTGACGCTGGAGCTCAGAGAGATGGGTGAGCTTGTGATGAAGTTTATTTGATCTGTCTACGTCCAACACGCTGCAGTCTCAGTTTATAGACTGACGCTCTCACAGCCTGCAGAGG
This is a stretch of genomic DNA from Notolabrus celidotus isolate fNotCel1 unplaced genomic scaffold, fNotCel1.pri scaffold_401_arrow_ctg1, whole genome shotgun sequence. It encodes these proteins:
- the LOC117809755 gene encoding ankyrin repeat and BTB/POZ domain-containing protein 2-like encodes the protein MESRADAYIQLELRTLEQALLATCVGSIAELSDLVSRAMHHMQRLQSSSAFISPTRSANQPSVSWAPDALRTLYYFLSSPQMESLENPNLDPPTLTLSRERPFLLLPPLMEWIRVAVVHAEHRRSLLVDSDDVRQTARLLLAGLDCEPRQLRSACCFQSLKCLDAEAAAAKFHLDLGFRMLSCGRADLVHQAARLLGPQGVNTVDDQGMTPLMYASAAGDEALVQMLLEAGAHLDLQVPGCSARHPSVHPGSRRWAALTFAVLRSHLSVAQLLLEAGADVEGGALQDGEGSSAETPLQLAAAAGHYEMVSLLLTHGADPLLRVHHGNSLTSPLYEDLNCFSYAAAHGHRNILRRLLMQPQHRKEDILSLEEILAEGVEEEGVRTGAPDSQSPVPRLCKARMKALQQAAYYSAEHGYLDVTLELREMGVPWRLHTWLQSLHRAQQLSRDQVIVSLLSEFSSIGSEDYTPELLSAGVPLMFSMMETTKDYVTAKRLASVLSLCYSCSPVPPLPPLDVTLSTQLDIHFLNNKEMSDVTFMVDGRPFFAHRVLLMSASEQFRQMLSDSPDDIIHISHMTYSTFQTMMKSLYCGGTDGLTVTHSEAIQLLPVSSFFQLRGLQRSCEVKLSQNLTLENVVHIYQTAQHHGAAALCRYCEGFFLQNMDQLLDREDFHRLLLCPIMKTLDQEQDQDSPALLRTLEDTLIHRLCSLHAACRE